In the genome of Ficedula albicollis isolate OC2 chromosome 4A, FicAlb1.5, whole genome shotgun sequence, the window gatggatgctccatcccagctggatgctccatcccagctgcatgcacagctccatcccaggagctgctggcaggggggACCCCCTGCAGGAGAGGTGATAACTCAGCAAATGGCCCGAGGACTTTCTGATTAGGAAAACATTTGCTGGGGTTTCAGGCGAGAGCCTTGATTGCACAGAGGTGTTTGGAAATAGCTgatgggctcagagcaggatcTGGGTGTGCTTTGCAGAGtatcccagctcctggaggcacccagcctcctgctgtgggaaggggaaTGCGGAAAGATGACCTTGCTCTGTACTCCAGCCTCTTCCTGTCCCCtcaccagcacccagcagggTCCAGTGGATTCATCCCAAATTTCTGTCAGTCACCTGCCCTCCCAGACCTGCTTTTTTGCGGGCTGCACAGGGAACCTGAAACCCCGAGGCTGAGCTTTGGCCTTGAGGCTCGGGGAGGTGTTGGCTGCACTGTGCTGGCCAAGTCCTGCCTTGTGTCTGGAAAATTGTCCCTGGCCTCTCTGATTCTCCATCACATTGCATTCCCCAAGCTGTTGCTGAACTTCTCCTGGgtttccctgcttccctgggtGAATTGATCCCTGTGGTTGGATTTGGTGGAACATTGGGATGATTTGTGATATTAGGGTGGGAACCATCCTGGTTTCATGGCAGGCACAGTGGCCACATCCAGGGCCCTGGTGGGGTCAGaaaccaggtttttttttgagtcTGCTTAGCAGAATCTGCCATTTAGGTGCTTAATCCTAAAATCTTCATGTTTGGGTTTATTCTCTCTTGTGtcccccctgccctgagccccacaGAGGGCCGGAGGATGGGGGACCTTCACTGTCCTCCCATGGGATCCTAGGGCTGAAAACTCAGTGCTGGCTCCAGCAAAAAGTTAATGTGAATTTAAGTGACTTCTGCCCTGCAATTAGAGCCCCCAGAGCCCACTGGGGCTCTGAGTTTACATTCTTCACCGAGGCACAGGGTGTAATTAGAGATGTATAATTTAAACTGTGCATATGCAAGTGCTCCCATTCTGCACCAGGAGCAAAGGAAATTATCCAGGAATTAAAGGGGGAGGAGGGTGCAGGCGTGGAGAATGGCTCACttgtgtggatgtggcagtgagaggaagctgcagggatcatgtcctcactgctgcaggcagctttggaagggacaggagctgggaattcgATGGGCTCTGGATTGGGGTGTGAAGATGTGGCTGTAATGGGGGGTCAGGAGTGAATTCCTGGGGTAGGAGGTGCCAGGGGACAATGGAGATGTGCACAGTAATGCCAGGGAACAGCAAagagctgcccagcagtgccctgtctAATactctctctgttttcttgcaGCCACTTCCAATGGCACGCTGGATGGCCTGGAGAACCGGGAGGGAGGGGTTTGCCAGACACGCTCCATGAAGATTGTCATGAAAGTGGGGCAGGGTGAGtcctcctcttccctggggtctcctgctgccccctgaACCACAGTCCCTGTTGCTCTGGGGGTTGTGGGAGTTCAAGATTCCAGGGAAACTGaggccagggcagctgctcctgggagcactCCTGGGTTAGTTcagcagaatttcatttttaggatctttcttcctgtcttttttcccttgccAGCACGGCGCATGTGCAGAGCACTGGGGTTGAAAGGGAGTGATTGTTCTTGGTTGCCTCGTGGGCCTTATCCCAGCAGGAAGTGAGCTGGGCACAGGACCCACGAGCCCTGTGACTTCCCGGGCATCCAAGAGGGGATTGTAGCTGACCAGGCATCAGGGATTGGGCTTGGTGGCTCTCAGCTGTGGAGGCCACCAGGCTGTGGGGACTCTGGTGGCAGTGGGACACCAGGGATATCACCACCAGGGTCTTCTGGAGCTCCTGCTCACCACCCCCTCCATCCCAAGCttcttcccagccccagcaatGCCCTGGGCTCGTTTTGGCCCCGACTCGGATGCGCAGCTCCCGATTCTGCTTCTCATTATTGTGTTTGCACGTCGGGGCCAATATTTATAATAAACAggcaaagctgtgctgcagccttggcctcctgcctgcccttcccttcccttcctcccgCTGCCCGAGCAAGAAACCTGTCCCAGCCCACGCACAGGAGCTCTGAAAACAGCAAAccagggaattagggtggggACCTGCTTCCCAcaagccctggagcagcccagccttGCTCTGTTGCTCTCAGcatctcccagtgctcctgtgCCCCGTGGGAGTGGCTGACAACTGGGGGCGCTTCTTTAGTGGGGGAacaagctgctgcctcccaggtTGGATCAAGGCTTctcatccatccctgccctccccttTCCCAGATCCAAATGCGgtgatcccagagcagctgacGACGAGTCGGCCGAGCAAGGAGTCGGATGACACCGTGAAGGTCGTCACGCAGAGCCCGCGCAGCAAGGTCCCGGCGGTGGAGGAGCCTGGCAAGCCAGGTGGGTGTTCCAGGGATCCCCAGCAGAGGGgtggggctctgcctgctgtgagGCCAATGGAGCCCCTCCAAGCTGAGCTTGCTGTTTGCATGCCAGGGGTACCAAACTCTACGGGTCCAAGATCTGGATGGGTTTGCCTTAAGTGTTGTGCCCATCTCTGCTGTACTGCTGCTGTCCCAAGCCcaggatgcagagcagctcGGGTTTGTTTTCCCAGCTTCTGGCAGAGCTTGGCAGAGAAGTGCTCTTTCAGcactcttcctcctcctccttctcttcccatgTGTTCCTCACAGTACATCTGCTGAGAGGGCTTGGAGGAGGTGAGGTCCTTGGGTGTGAGAGCCCTTTGAAGGGTAGAGAGGGCTTGGAGGAGGTGAGGTCCTCGGGTGTGAGAGCCCTTTGAAGGGTAGTTTCCTGAGTTCCTGACCCCTCTGAGAGCAAAGTGGAATCAGATGAAGCTGGGAAGagtctctctttccttcctgcctggaTCAGCCCCTGagtgctgcccctgcaggggctgaggctgtcccatcccagggggCAGTAATTGGAGTCTGTGGGGGATCTGGGTTCAGAGCCCATGTTCACCAGGGCATCCCGGTCTGTTGTGGGGAGGGAAGGCTCCCCATGTCTGGAATGGTGTCACCTGGACATGATCAGCACTCTGCTCCATAGGCTGGGAGATGGGAAGGGGAGCAGTGGTGCAGGATGGGGAACAGGGCATATGGTGCCCCCTCTGTGgatgcctggggctgctgcctgccctgcccagtcCTTCCCAGAGATGTGTGGGTCTGACTGGGGTGGGAAGGTGGGGAGCAAGTGCTATCCCTTGGAGGTGGGGGGCTCCCCTCCTTGGGAGCACGGCAGGAGAATGTTGTGCTGAGTTtggggggcacagaggggctcCAATGGGCGACTCATCCCCCTGCTCCACAAGTGTGATCCATGCACGGACAGGGCACACATCTGGCTGCCTCTCTGACCCCCATCTCCCCTTGCCTCGCAGGCTCCGTCAACCAGGACGGCCAGGAGACCCAAGGTCCCAGCGATGGCTTCCTGAGCTCCAAGGTGGCCGTGTTCGCCGCCATCGGCGCCGGCTGCgtcatcttcatcctcatcatcatctTCCTCGTCGTGCTCCTGATCAAGATCCGCAAGCGGCACCGGAAGCACACGCAGCAGCGAGCCGCAGCCTTGTCCCTCAGCACCTTGGCCAGCCCCAAATGCAGCGGGAACGCGGGCTCGGAGCCCAGCGACATCATCATCCCCTTACGGACTACAGAGAACAACTACTGCCCGCACTACGAGAAGGTGAGCGGGGACTACGGGCACCCCGTCTACATCGTGCAGGAGATGCCCCCGCAGAGCCCAGCCAACATTTACTACAAggtgtgaggagcagcctgggcagggccGATGCAGCAGCGCGGGAGCGCCGGGCGCGGGGCTGGCGCCGCAGGGAGGAAGCGACACGTCCCCCTCCCCCCAGGCACGGCGCGGGGAGCGGCGCCGGGAGCGGAGGGCTCAACGCTCACCTGCTGATTCTCCCCTTTGTATTTAGTTTTGTAGTTCTCAGCTTTTGTAATCCCGAGACTCTTGAGGGTGAGccttcagcctcctcctcttcttctccagaCTGTGGCCGGCCGTGGGGGGCGGGCGCCGTGCCTTTCCGTGCTCGGGACACTGCTGGCAAACCCGGAGACTCCACCTCCCCTTTGTGGTTTGGGATTTCCCCCCGTGCTCGGGACACCGCTGGCAAACCCGGAGACTCCACCTCCCCTTTGTGGTTTGGGATTTCCCCGCGTTACCCCCCGGGCCCTGCAGGAAGTGCCCGCCAGCACTGCGGGGTCCCGGAGCCTGGAGCGACGCCGGGGCCTCGGTCCCAGGAGCGGCGAGCGCACagggggatgaggaggaggaggaggatgctttGCCAAGGTGCCAAGGTGCAGACAACTGTGCAGGGAGGAAGCTGGCAAACCCGAtttactactactactattattattattataattattttaatttttttgtaacatttttatttttgtgaattcTGGGCGGGACTCTGGCCCGCCGCCTCCGGGCACACGCCGTCACCTCCTTCCAGCACATCATCCTGCCGGCCACGGGGCAGATCCTGTTCCCCCCACTGCCCCTGGAAACTTTTGTGTTCGTAGCTGTTGACTCTTGTTTTAGTCtctttataaaaagaaagaaagaaaaaaaaaaattctatctcCACCCTGTCTCAAGCGTTCAGTGCGCGAGGGGCTGGACACTGCTCCTGTCCcgtgcagagcagctgtggcctGGCAGCTCTTCCTGACCCCTCTGGAGCATCCCACTGTGGAAAAAAGCCTTTGGCTTTCTttcaggctggggctgagcctgctGGAAGCAAAGTAGGAGGTGGCAAGGG includes:
- the EFNB1 gene encoding ephrin-B1, yielding MTGKGLVIYPEIGDKLDIICPKAEPSKPYEYYKLYLVRKEQADACSTVMDPNVLVTCNRPEQEIRFTIKFQEFSPNYMGLEFKRQQDYFITSTSNGTLDGLENREGGVCQTRSMKIVMKVGQDPNAVIPEQLTTSRPSKESDDTVKVVTQSPRSKVPAVEEPGKPGSVNQDGQETQGPSDGFLSSKVAVFAAIGAGCVIFILIIIFLVVLLIKIRKRHRKHTQQRAAALSLSTLASPKCSGNAGSEPSDIIIPLRTTENNYCPHYEKVSGDYGHPVYIVQEMPPQSPANIYYKV